The region TCGATAAGCATGTTTTTCTTTGTGGCCCATAGGAGATAACCCCTTTCTGCTTGGGTTACCTTAATTATGAGCCTACGAATTAAAAACAGTATGTATCCGATAGGTATTCGGTTACATTTAATTTGAGCCTACGCGCCGGTCCGGGAAACGAAGTATTTTATTGAACCTTAAACCACTATAGCGTATAATAGTTGTGATATCGGTACCGGGAGAAGCCCTCAATGGCAGCGTTGGACAAAACAAATGATGAAGAAATCCGGCGGCTGGTGTACGATTTCTTCGCCGAAGAATGCGATATTGACCCGTCGAAGCTTTCCGACAGCACCAACATCATCGAGGAGCTCGAGGGAGACTCCCTCATGCTGCTGTCGCTGCTCGAGATCGTCCGCAAGAGGTACGGCCTCAAGATAGAGCTCAAGGTGCTCGGCAAGCACCTCATGAAAAAACCGGCCAACACCATCGGCCAGGTGGTGGAACTCACGCTGAAAATTGTGAGACACGGTGACAACATCGTTAACGTGGACGTTTGATTCCCGCCTTCCGCTGCTCTCCTGCGGCATTGATTCGGAGCGCGTTGCACGCTTTGGAAAATGGCGCAATGATAAAACAGAATTCCTGCCGTTCGTATTCACCGAAAGAGAGCGATCCCATTGCCGGATGATGCATAATCCGGCGTTCGGCCTGTGCGCGGCGTTCTGCGTGAAAGAGGCGCTGCTGAAGGCAATCGGCCGTGCGTACGACTTTACCGATTGCGAATTTCTCTACCATAAAAATCCGCGAAAATGCCGGTTATCGATTGCGGGAAAAACACGCGCTCGGATGGAAAAAATTCATCCAGTCGCAAAGCTTCTCAATCCGGTCGAAGGTCAAATGTCCGCCATCATCTATCTTTTCGGCGGCGTATGAACATACTTCTGATCAACCCTCCACGGTCTCCAGAAAATGCGATTCTGGCGCATGCGCCCGAGGCCGCGAAGCGTTTCATCCACAAGAAGCTCATCGGCCCGCCGCTCGGACTTTTGACCGTTGCGGCGGCGGTGAAGGAACACAATGTCACCGTTCTCGACACGAAGGCCGAATACGACAGCAATCCGCATGCGCCGGCATTGGAAGCGCTTGTCCGGCAGTACTGCGAAAAAACCAAACCGGAAATCATCGGCATCACCTGCATCGCGTCCGAATTCCCGGACAGCATGAGAATACTGGAAAGCGTGAAACAATGGGACCCCGGCGTGCTCACGGTCGCGGGCGGACTTCACGCCTCGCTGTGCCCGCAGGACTTTGCAGGTACTCTCGTGGACATTGTTTGCTCGGGCCAGGCGGGCCAGACGTTCCGGGAGATTGTGAGTGAGCGGGCGGGAAAACGAGAATATCTTTCTATCGGCGGGACATATGTTAACACGCCTGCAGGGTTTCAACAGTCACAATGCCCGCCGGGAAAAATTAATGCCGTTGTAGATGATCCTATTCTTCCAGACAGGTCATATATAAAACAATGGCTCCCTGCCTACCGGATGCCGCACAGCGAAAAAAACATCACCTACATCAACACTTCCTACGGATGCCCGTTCAAATGCTCGTTCTGCTCCATATGGCCGCAGTGGAAGGGCAGGTATTTCCTGCGCGACACCGAGAGCATCATCGCCGAGCTGCGCTCGCTTGAGGATTACGGCATCGTGCGCTTTGCAGACGCGAATTCGGTCATCGACGAGGCGTACACGCACCGCTTGTTCTTCCGCATCGCCGAGGAGCGGCTCGACAAGGAATTCGTGATGGACATCCGCGCCGACACCGCGGCGAACAACCCGAAGCTCGTGGAGCGCATGGCAAAGGCGGGCCTCAAGGTGGCGATCTGCGGGTTCGAATCGTTCCGCAAAAGCGAGCTTGACGCGTATAACAAGCATTTCGACCCTTCGCTCATCCGCAAGGCGGTTTCGGTGTTTCACGACAACGGCGTGCAGGTGCGCGGCAATTACGTGGTCCCGCCCGATTACGACGAGCAGGACTTCGATGCCCTCGCCGTGTTCGCCGACGCCCAGCGCGTGACATACGCGGGTTACACCGTGCTCACGCCCATGCCCGGCACGGAGCTTTATTCGAGCCTTAAAAATTCCATCATTGATTTTGATCTCAGGAAGTATAATTTCTTCAACTGCGTGCTCAAGACGAAGCTGCCGATTGACAAATTCCACGAGAAGGTGGGCGCGCTGTGGCTGATTAAGAAGGGTAATGAAGTTGCGTGATCGCAAGATTCTACGCTATAAATAAAAATTAAATTGGGCGTTTGCCTCCGGCACCGGCCCTTCCCTCCGGGCTCGGCTTAGGCCTCGTTGCCGGACCGCCCGATGCCGCTTTGCGGCGGGGTCGGCCGGCAATGCGCTCCAGCGCACCCTACAGTCCGGCCTGGCGCGGCGGCGAAGTTCTATTTAATCACCAACCTGTCCGGGCGCCGATCGAACATGGCGATCACCTTCAAGCAATCAATTTTTTCCCTGCTTCCACCGTGTAAAGCATGTGCTGTCACTTACGGATCGCCAGCCACCCAGGTCTCCGCAGACAACGAGACTCCGGCGCCAAAGAGGGGGTGTGCCCCCGGATCACCGGCGCATCCCTGATTGTAGAATTCCAAGGTATTCGGGATGCGCCGGAAGCCGGGGGCCAGGGGGAGAGAGACCTCTCCCTCCAAATATTTTTGATATTTTCATGCCTTTCATATATTCTAATCCCGCCACTTAACCATTTGAGAATATTATTTTACCTTTTAAGGAAACTTAACTGTCTATTTTCAGAGCGCCGGCTTTCATGAAAAAATCCATGATCACCATTCTCACCTTCTCGCTCTTTGGTCTTGCCACGAATGCATTCGCCCAGAATAGTATCAAAGTTTCCTCGCTGGACGGCAGTGCAAAGGTGCAGCATGCCGGAAAAAAAGACTGGGACAATCTTTCGGCGGGCGCGCCGGTGCTCGACAACGACATGATCGAGACCTATTTCCAGACCCGGCTCGTGATGCAGCTGGGCAAGGGGAATTCCGCGATTCTGGGCCCGAACACCAAGGCGCTGGTCGGCGTCCGCATGCCGCTGCAGCAAAACGGCGAAACAGTACTCAACATCAGCCTGACGCTTTTCAGCGGAGGCTGTTTTATAAAGGCAGTCTCCAAATGCCATGTCAGTATATTCACGTCAAATGCGATCGGTGAGACAGACAGCGGCTCGCTTTCCGCAACGCTGGATCTAAAAACCGGCGAGACCTCGTTTGAGGCCCTTGACGGCTCGGCCAAAACCAGGGCAATTTCCCAGGAAAAAAGCATAGCGCTTTTGCCCGGGCAGACCACCGCGATTTCCTCCGGAAAGGAGCCGACGCAGCCCCAGCAGATAACCGCGGGCCACGTTTCGGCGCTCAAGCGCCTTTTCGGCGAAAGTCCCATCGACTCCGGGCTCAGCGCCGCAGGGGTGAGGCCGGGCGCGGAGCAGGCTCCCGGGCCCTCGGTAGTTTCGCCGGGCATGGGACCGCAGCAGGCGCCGACTGATCAGACGAGATACAAACCACAGTTCAGCGAAAACAAAATCTGGGGCGCCATCCTTGACGACCAGGAAAAGAACGGCATTCACTATTCCTCGTTTGCCAAACCAGACGTTTACGACGAGCGGTGGTTTACCGTGGAGGAATCGAACGAGGCGGCGTTTGCGGCCGGCCATACGTTCCCGCGGTTCATGCTCACGCCGTCGTTTTCGAGCCAGTATTTCGGCGCCGGCCTGCGGGTGCCTGTTGCCGCGAACCATACCGGTAAAATCGGCATGTATAATTTTTCGTCCGCAAGCGGCGTGCTTGATCTGATCGATCATGTCACCCTGGGGCCGGTCGGCGATTCCACGTATCTTTCCCTCGGGCCCATCCATGATTATACCGTCGGCAACGGGACCGTGGTGGACCATTTTAGCAACGGCAACCCGTATTCGCTTTTCCATCCGCTGGGACTTTTTCTGCAGGCCAGGCTCGGCGACTGGTGCCTGCAGGGGTTCAGCGCCGACGTGTCCTCGTTCACCATGGACGGCATATACCTTTCGTACGATCCGAACATCTATCATTTCGGCGCCGGTTTCTTTGTCGACGCAAACCAATACTACCAGGGCGGCGCCGACTCGATCGGATACCGGTTTGTCACGCTTCCCAAATCGGACTCGGCGACCGTGCTGCTTGACGCGGTGAACTACGCCCGCGTGTACCAGCTCGATTACGGCATAGACCTTGTCACCGAATATGATTTTCGGCTCAACCTTGCCGCCGAATTCGCCCAGAAGGTGGTCCAGGTCCATAACGACGGATATATTTTCAAGGGACCGATCGCCTCCCTCACCTGGAAGAACATCCTTGTAAAAGCCGATTTCATCGCCGAGGCCGGCCGCCTGGTTGCGGGTCAGTATAACGACGTCTACATGTCGAACCGGGCGCGCGTCGACACCGCGGGAGGCCATGACACCCTCATCACCCAGAACACTCTGCTTTCCCCCCGCAGGCGGTCGGGAAAAATCGAGTTTTTCTTCGGCCTGAGCCCGCACAAGGGCATCTCACTTGACGCATGGTACAAGCAGAACGTGTACGGCAAATACCTTCTTGCCGCGGACACCAATTATACGTCGGCGGATTTGGACGCCGGGATCTCCCTTTCGGTCAATGACGGCCTGTGGAGCCCCATTAAATACGGCTCGGTTTACTTTAGGCAGACGCACGGCGGGCTGTACCCGCCCCGGGGCCTGTTTCCGTCGTGGGGCACGCGTGCGGGATTTGACGTGGTCACCAACCCCATCCTGTTCGGCGTTGGTTTTGCAGCGGGTGCCTCGCTGTATTATCTTGACCTGAATTTCAACAACGCCGTTGATCCCTCCGATGACGTCATGGAATGCTATCTCGCCGTCAGGTACGGCTTCTGATGAATCCGCAAAGCAGGCACCAGCTCGCCGCGCTCATCAGGGGAGCCCTTGCGGAAGATCTCGGCCGGGCCGGCGACATCACCTCCGCCGCGCTGTTTGACGCGAAGAAAACCGGTAGGGCCGCGATCATTTCCAAGAGCGCGGGCGTGCTGTCCGGCGTCCAGATTTTAAAACCGCTGTTCGGCAGGCTCAGCCGTTCGCTTTCTGTCAACGTCCTTCTCAAAAACGGCGCGACGCTTTCACCCGGAGGCCGCATCTGCGAACTTGCCGGCCCGGTGCGGGCCATCCTCGCGGGCGAGCGCGTGGCGCTTAACTTTCTCCAGCACCTGAGCGGCGTGGCCACGGCGGCAAGCACCCTGGCGCGCCTGATATCCCATACCAAGGCACGCCTCCTTGACACAAGAAAAACCCTGCCGCTCCTGCGCGCGCTTGAAAAGCAGGCGGTGGTCCACGGCGGCGGATTCAACCACCGCTTCGGCCTCTTCGACATGGTGCTTGTCAAGGACACGCACGTGAAGGCCGCGGGCGGCGTGGGCCCCGCGGTGCGCGAAGCCCAGGCCTTCGTTAAAAAGCGCAAACGCGCATTGGCGATCGAGGTCGAGACCCAGTCGGTGGCCGAATTCATGGAGGCGCTCTCACTCCGGCCGCAGCGGATCATGCTCGACAATATGAGCGTCGCCGACATGGCCACGTGCGCAATCCTCAGGGACTCAAGCGCCCAGGTCGTGGAACTCGAGGCGAGCGGCAACGTTTCCGCCGACACCATTGTGAAAATCGCGGAGACGGGCGTCGACTTTATTTCGGCCGGCTCGATAACCCACAGCGCGCCGGCGCTGGATATACATTTGGTAATTGAATGATGATTCTCTGATGATGGATTCCTCTATTAAAAAGATTCGTTCCCTTCCCGTTGTCGAACGGCTTTATCATTTCAACAGCATTCCCTCCACCAACACCTATGCGAAAGGCCTCAAAGAACTTCCCGCAAAAGGCATTGTGGTCGTCTGCGCGGACCGTCAGACCGCGGGCCGCGGCCAGCGCCAGAACACCTTTTTCTCCGGCGCAAAGGGCGGCGTTTTCGCGAGCCTGGTGTGTCCCATTGCCGGCATAGAAAAGCATTTTAACCATAACCGCGCCGTAAGCCTCGCCATCTACGACGCGATCAAAAGCGTTTGTCCTGCAGCGCGGCTCTCCATCAAATGGCCGAACGATATTTACTGGGGTGATAAAAAAGTGTGCGGCATCCTTCTGGAAAATATTCCGCAGAGCAACGGGCATATCGTGGTGGGTTTCGGGATCAACGTCAACATCGAAATGAAAACATTTCCCGAAGACATCCGCGGCATCGCGACGTCATTGTTGATCGAAACCGGAAAGAAACACAACGAATACGCGCTTTTACGAAACATCCTTGAATGGTTCTGGAGATACCTTGGCCTTGATTCCGCAGCGGCGCATATGCTTTACATGCACCGGCTTTACAAAGTGGGAGAGAGGTGCGAAGTGAACGGACAGAAGGGGGTTTTTGAGGGAGTGCTGGAGGATGGAAGGATGAGGCTGAAAATTGAAGATAAGGAGATATCTCTTTCGTCAGGACCGGTGAGGTTTAATTCTTGACTTGGCATCCATATATTTTAATGTCATGAAACAGAATCTTGTCCTTGCCCTTGACATCGGAAACACCAACACCCATTTCGGGCTTGTTGACACGAGCGTCCTTTCCTGCAAAGGCTTCTCGCAGTTCCCCACCGCGGATATCGAAAACTCGCTTGTCGTCTCTCTTAGAAAGCTGATGGATTCGTCATCGTTATCACAGGTCCCTCCCCTGGTCATTTCCTCTGTGGCGAAAATAAACAGGGAAGATATTTCCCGTGATCTTCATAGCGCCGGCTTCCCGTCAACTTTGTGGCTTGAACCAGGCGCGGGATTTCCCTTTTCAATCGTCTATCAAAACATTTCCTCGCTCGGTGCCGACCGGCTCGCCAATTGCCTTTACGCACATGAAGCGCGCTCGGGACAAAGCAGCATCATCATAAGCGCGGGCACGGCGATAACCGTGGATTTTCTGAAGAACGGAAAGGAATTCTGCGGAGGGACGATTCTTCCCGGCATTTTCACCCAGCTTAAAAGCCTGCACGATCACACGGGCGGCCTGCCGCTCATCGAGCTTGACGAGGGCGCGACGGAATTTCCCGGAACGTCGACGCGGGCTTCGATGGTTACCGGCGTCACCTACGGCACCGCGGGCGCTCTGTCGTTTCTCGTTGAACGGTACAGGCAGCAGTTCGGGAGCGGCGCGAAGGTGCTTGCGACCGGCGGATCATGGAACCTGGTGGAGAAGCTGGTGACGTTTGATTTCAGGTATGTGAAGGAGATGACGCTGGTCGGAACCGGATTATTCTGGACACACCATTCCCAAGCGTGACAATACTGCTCGGCACGCTCCTGCATCTTTTTCTTTCCGGTGCTTATTTATGATCCGCCTTGCCTGTGGCTGCCTTTCTATCCTCTTTGTAAACTTTGAGCTGGCATCCTTTTTTCCTTATACATTATAAAAAACATTCAATCGCATTTTGCCGGTGCATTAATTCAACAGACGCAAAAACGCGTCTCTCTCCGATTCTCATTCCAGCCTGATTTTTTAATTTAATTGACATAATTACAATGTTTTAGAACTTATCCGCCTCTCATTGGCATCAGCTTTGCCGTCCCCCGTCAGTGTGGTTCGAAAAAATTTTTCAATAAACAAAGGAGCGGAAATGAACGCAATGAAAATAATGCTTCCGGTCATTGTGCTGGAACTGCTGCCGATATTGTGCCCGGCGCAGGAAAAGCCGCGCATCGCCGTTCTGCAGTTGAAAAATGAAAACGCCGGGGCCCTGGAAGCCACGGTCATGACGCACTTGCTCGAAAACTACTTTGTCAATACCGACCGTTACACGGTGCTCGAACGCCGGGAAATCAACCAGGTGCTCAGCGAACAGGCCGCCGGCTTTGAAGTGGCGACCGACACCGATGCCGCTCGGTTCGGCAAGCTCCTCAAAGTGCAGGACGTCATCACCGGCACGCTGATGGTTTTCGAGGGGCGCTATCTCTGCGAAGTTCGCATGATCAACGTCGAAACGTCTTCCATCGAAAAAAGCTGCACCGAAACATGCGAGACCAACGACAGCTTCGCCGTCGCCGCAAAAAGAATCGTTGAAAAAATCAGCGGGGAAACAATACAAAACGCCGCCCCGCTTTCGCCCGAGGAACAGCCGGGCACCGCCGGAGAAGTCAAGGAACCCAGGGAACTGGCGCATTTCCGCGGCGCCGGCCTTTCCTCGGACGACTGCGACCGCTTCCTGAAATCGGGCCTGTCCCTTGACGCATGGGCTAGAAAATCGCGCACCTCCCCCTTGCTGGCGGGCTGCCTTGGCATGCTGCCGGTGGCAAGCGGGCATTACCTGACCCGCAATTACGGTCTGGCGGTATTTTTCTCCATTGTCAAATCACTTTCCCTGGTCGCCATCAGCCAGACCGCGGGTAAAAATGACGAACGGCAGCAGTGGGCCATCGGGTACGCCGTGGCGTGCGGCGCTGCCACGGTTGCTGACGTCATCACCTCGGCGACGTCGGCCGCGGCATTCAACAGCGGCCTCGACAAACTGTCGCAGGTTTCAATGGCGAACCCTTGCAATAATCCCGGACTTTCACTCACCATCACTTTTTAAAAGGAGGACATCATGAAAACGACTTTCGTCCGTTTCGCAGGCATCATCGCGCTGCTGGGAATCGCGGCAACGGCCAGCGCAAACGTCAAGCTCACGCCGTCCGAGAACCATACCATGTACGGCGTCGGGCTGTGCGTTGACCAGATCCCGGTGTCCATGGCGACCCTCACCATTCCGCTCTCCTATTTCGCGTACGAGCGGCAGTTCGCCAAACCCACCAACCTGCTCCGCGGAGGGCTTGAAATCGGCGTGTTCGGCTTTTACGGGATCCTGCCCATACCCGAAGTCGGCACGAACTTTTACGTCTTCGGCGAGGACCGTACCTTTCAGATCAAGATCGGGTGCAACGGGTTTTATGATGTGTTCGTGGGCGGCCACGGCGGGCTTGCGGTCAAAACGGGCCTGATCGCCAACAACCGGTTCGACTTTGACATCATGGTGGTGCCGCCGGGGCTGGCCACGGATTCCCGGCGTTCCTATCAGGAGGCGCTGGGGCTTGAATCAAAGGAAACGGCGGACGCGTATTACGCAGAACATCACTACCATATAAAACTGCCGTATTTCGGGCTGCTTGTCGGTCTGCGGTTCTAAGGTAACGGGACCAATCAAAAAGCCGTTCCGGGAAGAAACGGGACGGTTTTTTTAATTGACAGCCGGTAATGTTTTATCTTTTTTTGCGCCGGAACGCGCCGAAAATCCCGCCGCCGAAACCGCCGATTCCCAGCATGAACCCGAAATCGTACCAGCGGCCGGCATTGGGAAAGGCGTAGATCCTGATGTCAGTGAACAGGCTTACAATGAATGTTATGGGCGCGATGAAGCCGTGCAATAGGCCTTTCCAGAAACCGGGAAGGCCGTGGCCGAGAGGGAAGGGCTGGTGGGCGCAGCCGGCAGAAATGAGTACAATACTGAGTATCAGGATGATGATAAATAGTGCAGAGCGATTCATAAATTTTTCTTTCTTTATGTGGGCTGTGTTACAGCACGCAAAATGACTATGGAGCAATATGAAAATCCTTCATAATAGGAACTGACATTTTGTCAACAACATAACTGTCCGCCAGAAAATCATGGACGGCTCTCTTCTTTTTGTTACATGCGATAACAAGGCAATCAACAAATATTAAAAAGGAAGAAAACGAGTCAATAAAATTCATCGGCCCGGCATAAGTAGTAATCATTTTTGACGATTCATTGATGCCGGTATATACTATACCATCCGGAATATGATGAAAAGCGTACATTTGCTTCAAGACGGTCGCAACTGATGAAAGAAAATAAGGCAAATAACGTATCAGAGCCGATTGAACGGAAAGATATCCGCCATTTTTATAGACGATGCGGTACCCCAGAAAAAGCTTCCCCGGCGTTCCGCCAAATTTCGTCAAAAAGAAAATGTAAAAAAAGTAAATGAGTGCAGCAGTAATGATTGCCGGGACAACGGTTTTGTGATTAAAATTGAACTTAATAAGTGGGAAATTAAAAAGGATGACCGGTAAAAGAACCACACCATCAACAATCATTGCAACTACCCGCCGCCAGAATCCTATGTAGGTAATGGTTGTTTCATTTTCCATTTTCCCCTCACTTTGCAACTGCCTTCATCGCCTTGTAAATATTCCCCTCAACATCACCCGCCACCATCGAATATTCCCCCAGCTCCTTTGCCGCCTCGTCCCCCGCCTTTGCATGGAGGTACGCGCCGAGGACCGCCGCGTCGGTGACGGAGCAGCCCTGGGCCGCAAGCGACGTGATGATGCCGCTCAGCACGTCGCCGCAGCCGGCGGTCGCCATTCCTGAATTGCCGTAAGGCGACAAGTACGCCTTTCCCGACGCCTCGGCAATGATGGTCGGGTTCCCTTTGTAAAGGATGGTCATTGAGAATTCCTCGGCCTTCTTTCGCAGCTGTTCTATGATGCCCGCGGGTTCCGGGGGCATGGCGCCGAACAGCCGCTCCCATTCGCCCGCATGCGGGGTGATCACGAGCGGCGCCTTGCGGCCGCCGAGCAATTCGGTTTTTCCCTTGAACGCGTTGATGCCGTCCGCGTCAAGCACCACGGGTGCCGGACATTTGCCGACAAGAAGCCGCACCAGCTTGCCGGTTTCCTCGCTGTGCGAAAGGCCGGGGCCGATACAGACGGC is a window of Chitinivibrionales bacterium DNA encoding:
- a CDS encoding acyl carrier protein, with protein sequence MAALDKTNDEEIRRLVYDFFAEECDIDPSKLSDSTNIIEELEGDSLMLLSLLEIVRKRYGLKIELKVLGKHLMKKPANTIGQVVELTLKIVRHGDNIVNVDV
- a CDS encoding 4'-phosphopantetheinyl transferase superfamily protein; the protein is MTTSLTWTFDSRLPLLSCGIDSERVARFGKWRNDKTEFLPFVFTERERSHCRMMHNPAFGLCAAFCVKEALLKAIGRAYDFTDCEFLYHKNPRKCRLSIAGKTRARMEKIHPVAKLLNPVEGQMSAIIYLFGGV
- a CDS encoding radical SAM protein; protein product: MNILLINPPRSPENAILAHAPEAAKRFIHKKLIGPPLGLLTVAAAVKEHNVTVLDTKAEYDSNPHAPALEALVRQYCEKTKPEIIGITCIASEFPDSMRILESVKQWDPGVLTVAGGLHASLCPQDFAGTLVDIVCSGQAGQTFREIVSERAGKREYLSIGGTYVNTPAGFQQSQCPPGKINAVVDDPILPDRSYIKQWLPAYRMPHSEKNITYINTSYGCPFKCSFCSIWPQWKGRYFLRDTESIIAELRSLEDYGIVRFADANSVIDEAYTHRLFFRIAEERLDKEFVMDIRADTAANNPKLVERMAKAGLKVAICGFESFRKSELDAYNKHFDPSLIRKAVSVFHDNGVQVRGNYVVPPDYDEQDFDALAVFADAQRVTYAGYTVLTPMPGTELYSSLKNSIIDFDLRKYNFFNCVLKTKLPIDKFHEKVGALWLIKKGNEVA
- the nadC gene encoding carboxylating nicotinate-nucleotide diphosphorylase, whose protein sequence is MNPQSRHQLAALIRGALAEDLGRAGDITSAALFDAKKTGRAAIISKSAGVLSGVQILKPLFGRLSRSLSVNVLLKNGATLSPGGRICELAGPVRAILAGERVALNFLQHLSGVATAASTLARLISHTKARLLDTRKTLPLLRALEKQAVVHGGGFNHRFGLFDMVLVKDTHVKAAGGVGPAVREAQAFVKKRKRALAIEVETQSVAEFMEALSLRPQRIMLDNMSVADMATCAILRDSSAQVVELEASGNVSADTIVKIAETGVDFISAGSITHSAPALDIHLVIE
- a CDS encoding biotin--[acetyl-CoA-carboxylase] ligase, producing the protein MMDSSIKKIRSLPVVERLYHFNSIPSTNTYAKGLKELPAKGIVVVCADRQTAGRGQRQNTFFSGAKGGVFASLVCPIAGIEKHFNHNRAVSLAIYDAIKSVCPAARLSIKWPNDIYWGDKKVCGILLENIPQSNGHIVVGFGINVNIEMKTFPEDIRGIATSLLIETGKKHNEYALLRNILEWFWRYLGLDSAAAHMLYMHRLYKVGERCEVNGQKGVFEGVLEDGRMRLKIEDKEISLSSGPVRFNS
- a CDS encoding type III pantothenate kinase; translation: MKQNLVLALDIGNTNTHFGLVDTSVLSCKGFSQFPTADIENSLVVSLRKLMDSSSLSQVPPLVISSVAKINREDISRDLHSAGFPSTLWLEPGAGFPFSIVYQNISSLGADRLANCLYAHEARSGQSSIIISAGTAITVDFLKNGKEFCGGTILPGIFTQLKSLHDHTGGLPLIELDEGATEFPGTSTRASMVTGVTYGTAGALSFLVERYRQQFGSGAKVLATGGSWNLVEKLVTFDFRYVKEMTLVGTGLFWTHHSQA
- a CDS encoding CsgG/HfaB family protein produces the protein MNAMKIMLPVIVLELLPILCPAQEKPRIAVLQLKNENAGALEATVMTHLLENYFVNTDRYTVLERREINQVLSEQAAGFEVATDTDAARFGKLLKVQDVITGTLMVFEGRYLCEVRMINVETSSIEKSCTETCETNDSFAVAAKRIVEKISGETIQNAAPLSPEEQPGTAGEVKEPRELAHFRGAGLSSDDCDRFLKSGLSLDAWARKSRTSPLLAGCLGMLPVASGHYLTRNYGLAVFFSIVKSLSLVAISQTAGKNDERQQWAIGYAVACGAATVADVITSATSAAAFNSGLDKLSQVSMANPCNNPGLSLTITF
- a CDS encoding RDD family protein gives rise to the protein MENETTITYIGFWRRVVAMIVDGVVLLPVILFNFPLIKFNFNHKTVVPAIITAALIYFFYIFFLTKFGGTPGKLFLGYRIVYKNGGYLSVQSALIRYLPYFLSSVATVLKQMYAFHHIPDGIVYTGINESSKMITTYAGPMNFIDSFSSFLIFVDCLVIACNKKKRAVHDFLADSYVVDKMSVPIMKDFHIAP